TCGGAGCAGCTGCAAGGTTCCCTACAACATTCCCATGCCCCATAGAGCACCGACATTTCtagtcattaaaaaagtaTTTCTAATTTAATTCACAGTTTCTTTAAAATTGGACAGATTCCCTTTGCCAATTTGCAATTATAGAGAACCTAATATAATCTATTAAGATTTTACCGTTAGCCGTGTTTTCGTGATGTAACACCGGACGGTTAATACAGTTTAGATTGACgaggaattttctttttccaaattAGAACAATTGTGTTcttaaaattatatttatatatttcaGCTTTTAAAGAGGAATATTCAATGATTTCCGAACGATCCGAGTAGCAATGCGATCAAATTCAGCCCGGTTATCCCTCCACATTTTAGCCGCATCAATGTTTGCTCCACTCTCATCGTTAGGTTCTATAAGACAAGAATTAAACTTaagaaataaatcaaaagaatttGCACTGACCAGCCAACATGCTGATAACTGAAAGTAGAATTTTTTCCACACTCTGAACGGGACTCCACCTTTCTGCGCTAGATTCATAACCCAGGGGATCATCACCAGGAGCATGCAAAATTGAAATGCATACTCTTCCGTCTGAATAAacttttaaaataattatgaTTCTACAAAGAATTAGGGttagaaaaagatttttgttcaaaagtACTGTTTGGATGAAACATTTCACAAGTAAACTGCATCTTGGGTGGGCTTAATGGGTAATCAGTTGGGAATGTTAACTTTGCTGGAAATACCCCTCCTTCAAAACATGTTCCATCTGGTCCGCTATACAATGGAAAACCAGATACAATGTTTAGGAAAAAATCATGTGAAAGggaagaaaattgaaattattttaCACAATGAGACATTCCCAGTCAAAAAAATTCTCCTCGTTGATGGGACCGGCAACAATACCTTCTGGAGGATTCAGCGTGAGttctaaaataaaacatgCAAGATAAATACTTtacaatcaacaacaacaaaaacaacaaatatttAGTAAATAACTACCTCAAGTATCAGCAGATTCGATTCATGtaacaaaagaataaacttaCGCTTATATTCGGCCATTAAACGTCGTAGTGCAGACCCTGCCATTTTGTAAATAAGCAAATATTTTCGGGTATTACACTGAGAAAATAATGACAGTTTGTTATTTAACGTAACTTGATCTCTAGACGACAAACATCATAATGTGAACCTAACATCATCCTGAACAAGATGATGATACTTTCATccactagatggcgtggaCGCGTGGGCTCAACTAGCGCAGTTTGATTCGAATTCGAAATGTACGACATCTGGAAGCACTGACCAGTGACCACATGTCACTTAAATGTAGAAGCTTCAACTTACTTCAACAGTTCAACCATGCTTCAACTAtacggaacgccaaattaCCCCCTAAAAATTCAGCACCTCGGCTagggccatttattttttttcgcagAAAATAATCATCATCcaccaacgccatctagcagTCACGGTATGCACCGTTTTGAAATCCCACCCGCTGGAGGAGGAGATAAATCACTATCGATTCCTATAACCATTTCCAACAATTAATATCGATTTTATCGTGCCCGTGGCAGATACAGGTGAATGTCTCTgtgataataaatttgtttttgtttggagaAGTAGGGCCATCAAATCGTGATCGGTTTGGAGATCATCATTCACAGAGATTGGCCCGGCACTAACCGGAGTGAATCTGCGACACTGAGGACACTTAATGTGGTTTTAATCGACCAGATTCTAAATGACACAAAAATATACATGAGTAAAATCATCGGACATCACAGGCATAATCATAACATTAGGTTTTATACGTAGAATGCACGTGTGCgcatacaaaaaagaaaaagaaaaaacaatacaaaagagaaacgtgACTTACAACGCAACACTCCAGACAGCGTCATCCATTTCAACGCGAGATAAACTGGTATGTTATTGCAACAAGCGAGATAAACAGTATTGAAAACCAGTAATTGATGAAcgtttagaaaacaaaaacaaa
This genomic interval from Daphnia magna isolate NIES linkage group LG8, ASM2063170v1.1, whole genome shotgun sequence contains the following:
- the LOC116929089 gene encoding ubiquitin-conjugating enzyme E2 G2 isoform X2 gives rise to the protein MAGSALRRLMAEYKQLTLNPPEGIVAGPINEENFFDWECLIVGPDGTCFEGGVFPAKLTFPTDYPLSPPKMQFTCEMFHPNNGRVCISILHAPGDDPLGYESSAERWSPVQSVEKILLSVISMLAEPNDESGANIDAAKMWRDNRAEFDRIATRIVRKSLNIPL
- the LOC116929089 gene encoding ubiquitin-conjugating enzyme E2 G2 isoform X1, translated to MAGSALRRLMAEYKQLTLNPPEGIVAGPINEENFFDWECLIVGPDGTCFEGGVFPAKLTFPTDYPLSPPKMQFTCEMFHPNIYSDGRVCISILHAPGDDPLGYESSAERWSPVQSVEKILLSVISMLAEPNDESGANIDAAKMWRDNRAEFDRIATRIVRKSLNIPL